AGACTGTGCACTGGATATTTCAGTAAAGTAGACGACGCTGTCGCCACATGGCTAAAGGATTTACGATGATTTACGATCCAGAATATTCCGGTTTCAGGACTCATGACTCAAGAGAAGGCTGTGGAATTCACAGGACTTTTCGATGTCACTAGCTTTGACGCAAGCAGTGGATGGTTGCATCGTTTTCGGGCGCGTAATGGAATCGCATGCATGAAACAGGTTTGTGCACCACTGCAGTCCTAAGTGCACAACTGCAGCAAAAGATTACTGCAATCTTCAAAAGATGCTAAATAAGCAGAAATTCACATTCAAATAAGCAGCACTGCAAATAAAGGGTTCAAATTTCATTTCACCAACTGGTGTTTTCTTTACCTCCTGATAACAAGTTGCAACATAGgtatttcagttcagcgaactttCACTTTAACTAGCTTTTTCCTGGGGTCCCTTGAAGTTCGTTCAAGTGAAGTTTCACTGTATTTTGAAACACGATGAACCGGTGCTGTACATTGTCGAAAGTACATGCGTACGCGCTGGTCGGGCATCCCGGTCGCAATGGTATAGCCCGTCTTGGAGCGCCGTAAACAGTGGAAACCCGTAGGCATAATTAAATCACAAGGAAATCCATCATCAATGCTTACTGTCCATATACCTTATGTAGATCTATTAGAATTTTCAGTTTTTAAAGTCCTCGGCAAGACGTCCAAGAAATAGACACACTGCCAACAGTAGTGAATACCTTCCCGTCTTTTTTACGAATAAGAAAGTTAGTGTCCCACTCAAGGGAAGAAAGAAACAGCGCTGCTCCAAGATAAGTTTCGTTAATAACGTGCCTGTTTGCATTTTACACGCCTCAGGTGGCAGGACCCAAGGTGGTGACAGTGTTGCAAAGGCTTGGCGAGGTGGTAGGCCCCCAAAAAGTAGCTCATACACCTAATCTCAGTATACGGCAACTTGGGGACTTATATCCAAGTTTCATAGAGAACCATGCAATGATCTGCAGCGCCAAGTTTTGTCTACGCAAAATTACGCACTTAAAGTTGCCGCCACTTTTTCACATTGCAGGGTAGTTTCGGCTTTTGTTTGCCGTGTTGGGTATTTCTTCCTTCTAAATCGGGATTCCTCTGGACCAGAAATAAATAATTACCTAATGCTCTCATGATTTTAGTTATCGCAGCCAGCTTACCCGCACTTCACTCGAATGACCTTTCCCTTGACCGAACACATTCTCGGGGTTTCATTTCGACGGAAGCTTTCGCGTATCAAGCACGCAAGCATCATCCTTGCATCTTTTGATACCACAGCATATACTCAAGGGCGGACTGTCGCAACCTTTAACTAGATGCAGTCGGCATTTGCGCCGTCAATACTCTTTGTAGCAAACCGGACAAAAACTGAACGCAGACAGACGTTCCTCGCGGCAAGCTACGCGCCAGCCTCTTGCCACGGCGGAGGGTGTGCGCATATATACTGACCACGACAACGGAGAAGAGTAGCTTGCTCTTGAGCTCGTCGGCGTCCCGCAGCTGAGGGATAGCGTCGAGAGCGTCGAGCGTGTCGACGCGCGCCTGCGCGTACAGGCTGCCGTAGCGTCGCACCAGCGCCGAGGGCCTCTGCTCGCCCTGCGCCGTGTTTTCGAAGCGTCCCCCGCGCGCCACCATCCTCTGCGCCTGGATCGCCAGCCGGTCCTGGAGCTCGCGCTGCCGCTGCTGGAGCGTCGCAATGGTCTGGCGGGCCGCGGCAAGTTCCTCGGCCGCCCCGCTCTCGGACGACGACAGTGTCGACTGGACGTCGGCCCCTATCACGCTCGCGTTCGAACTGCGATTTGAACGAAACGACACGCACTCGAGCATATACGTACACACTCGCCCATCCTCCACACTGCATGGTTGGGCCTTGCCTTACCAGCAAGCCCTTTCAGTGCAGCCAAACATATACGGATGGTACTATCCGAGTAGACTTTAATGAACCGGATAGATTGCAGTGAAAGTCCTAAAAGACAGTAATATAGAAGGTCATTTTGCCTCGCACAAAGTTTGGAAACTGCATCCGTTGCTCTTTTGCTGGCTAGAAGCATGTATTTAATTGACAGTACCATATTTAGCAACAAGAGCAGCTACTGCCCCAAGACTGACGATTCGTGTGTTTTTATTCTAATGTATAAATAAAACTGATGTGTATTCATGTACAGTTTGTGACGGCTGCACTAGCCAAAGAAATCAGAGAAAGTTCTGCGAATAAGCCATATTTGAGATGGTCCATTCAGGTTGGAGCTAGAGCCACTTCATCATATATAAGTATTTTATTTTTGCGTTGGGAACGTAGTTCGCGCGTAATTATGGCTATGAAGAATGGTACGAGAATAAAATAGCAATAAACTTAAGAATTCACAAAACGTGTCGCTCATAAGATTTCTCAATGGCCGGCGGCTTCGTTACGTGCCAGACAGGCACTGGCCTTCTCGTAAGAAAAAGCCAATGGCTGTTTTTACGAGCAACTTGTTTAACGAATGAATTAATGATAATTTGATCATACATTCATTTGATTCATTTGATCATTTGAACGGATGAAGCCTGCCTGGGCTTATAGCATGCAACGATCTTTACATGGACGCATTAAAATTATGCCTCTGTCGGAAGGAGACCTGCTGAGTCCAGGAACCGAGCCCGTGACACCGTACTTCGCTTCACGAGAACGCGCAGCCGCCGAGCCGTTTCGGCGGACGATCTTACAAAGTGCCCTTGTAGAAATCCAGGTCTCGATCTCTAAGCGACATGACAGAGCAACTAGCAAAGTCGCTTGTTTTTTGATACGATATGTTTTGTGCTTAAGGTTTGACTCCTTCGCACCAAGTCGAGCACTCAATAAGATGTTCAAAGCAGATAAAATGAGGGTGTTGAGATGGGCGCGTGGAGTGAAGACAAAAGATaaagggccgaattcacaaagttctACTCTTTGGCTTTGGCCGGCCGCCCCCGCTAATAATACGCccagcatcagcattggcttgcGTACGCTTTTACGAACAAGTAATAAAGTAAGAACGATTTTGTGCATCTAGTTGGAAGTAGTTAAGAAGGTGAAGGCCTTGATAAACTACGCAGAGACCCACACCGTTTCGCAATGCAAAGATCACGCTTACAAGGCGGCGGCAACCAACCTGAAGTTGGAAGAAAGGGCCTTGCAACCCTGTCCCCCCGCCGCTCGCTGCATGGGCACGCCGGACTGGTCCGAGTCCGAGTGGTATCCGGCCGAGAGGTCCGAGTCGTCTTCGTCGTCGGCCACGTCGCGCATCAGCTCGAGCACCCGCTGGCAGCCGGCAGAGTAGCGCAGCAGCACGGGAGCCAACACGGCCGCCTCGTCCAGCTCCTCGGCGATCTCCTTGCGCAGCTGCGTGAACTGGGACACGAAGAAGCGGCCGCAGCGAGCGATCAGCACCCAGCCCGCCCCCTGACATCGAGACGCTCGCGGTGGCTGCCCTTCGCTCGAAACACTCCGGCTGTTCGTTCACACATCCGGCACCAACCGGGTGGTTCTCATCGCGAGTACTATGCTTCGAACGAGCAGCCTTTGCCTAAAATTCCCGGGCTGCGTCATCAGAACAGCTGCTAGGACTCGTGAGGCACTCCTGCAGTGAGGCTAGGCACCAAATATGTGTCCGATATCCACATACTTGTGTAACTGGAAATATAATACTATAGCCCTACCAACGCAACTAGATTGCTTGGTAGCGTTGAGTACCATAAACTGTGCCAAATTGTGGCTTTgagacgtaaaaccccatcatctAAGAACAGCGTTTCCGTGCtttctttttcatcttttttttttttttttttcacgcagtgTGTACTTTAGATGCTGCACTGCGTACAGCCGCGTGGTGCGGTGCCGCATGTAACAGTGAAGCCACAGCAGCCAAAGGCGAGCCTAAATGCTAACAGTTGCGAGAAGTCGTCGCAATTAGGGAGCATGCCTCACACTGCGTGCCATATCTTTCTACACATAAATTTCGACCTTGATTTCGACTGCGTATTTTCATGCTCTGTCTGTCCTGTTCGGTTTATAAATTTAGGTGTTGCATTGtatagataatttttttttatgcttatAGAAAAGTACCGCATAAAGCTTTGGTGACGCAGCAGCGACGTTGTTGTCAAGATGAAAAGTCTCTTGGCCGTCTTTAGCTTTTATAACGCCGTGCTAACCGACAGCAGCTGTGTAATAATAACCGCAGAAGTTTGCCCGTATAAACCGGGCGCGCTGCTTCAGATGCCAAGGACGAATGATGAAGCAAGCTGTGACAATGCTTTACCGCGGAAATCAAGCACGAAAGTGCGCACACGCCTGCATGAAGAGTGTTAGGGACTAAGCCGTGTTTTGCTGCTTGTGTAAACTGTCGCTTTATCGCCTGCAGTTCTCAAACGGCCGCGAGTCCTTCCTGTTGCCCTCTAAGCAGATATAGAATGATTTTTACAAGCTGCTTATACGCCTGTCGACGGTCACTGCATCTCACAATCATTATTAGCCGATCACCTTTGCTTCGAAGAAACATGCTTTTGATGAGATGCAACAATGAGAGAAAGAgaattgaatatatatatatatatatatatatatatatatatatatatatatatatatatatatgatgcttAGAAGATTATGgcgcgcctttaattggcgccggctactcgtTTCACATAGAGATCACACCAAatcacactaatactgaaagtcaattCAGAAACATAGCAATACGAAGTCCGGTCACAAGAGGATTTATTTAGAGAAAGTAATAGACCTGAGCTTGTGCGCTCCATCCTGCTACTTTGCGCTGAATGCAGGATGGTGATGACAATAAGATATGCAAGAATTGTGGTGGTCAATAGAGCAACATTATTAAATCCTCGAGGCCAATCCTGCGTCATGCAAAATTTATAGCATGGTCCGTACGCTGAACTCGTACGTTCCTAAGAGCTCTCTTTTTGTCTAATTTCATCTTGGGCTTGGTACATCACAGCTTTAGTCGATTTTGCGTAATTGAAGTtcacataactaactaactaactaactaactaactaactaactaactaactaactaactaactaactaactaactaactaactaactggGTGGTGTGTGTCGTGAAAGCACAGGGAATGAAACAGGCTGAATTCCAAGTGCTTTTCGTCTCATCTCCTTTGTTAATCACATGCTTGCTAGCACAATTGGTCGCCGTTTGCTCTTACGGACAAACGCGTTGCGTACGAACTGTTCTGCGAATGCGGGTACAGGTCGGTGCGTACGCACATGTCACGCAGCCCCCTTTTTCTTCACATATATGTTCTTTCTTCCCGGCCGTATGTACCTGGCAGAGGGCGTCCTTGTCGAGCTGTATTCTCCTCCGGAGCACGGCCAGCAGTGACTCGAGCCCCCTAGCAGCCTGCTCGGCCGGTTCGAGGGCGTCCAACAGCGTCTTGTTGCGGATGAGTCGCTCCTGGACCTGCACCCGGCGCAGGCTGAGCTGGCGCTGGTGCGACGCCGTGCTGGGCGCAGGGCCGCGGCTGAGCGACACGCGGGCCGCCTCGGGCCCCGCCGACAGCCTCAGGGCACCGGTCTTgcagcgcgacagcagcgacTCCAGCTGCCCGCGCAGCGCCTCGCCCAAATGGAGCAGCGGCGCCTCGCCCGCGGCCTCAGCGCTGCCTCCGGCCGCGGTCACGAGGCCGTGCTGACCAAGACCCTCGAGCGCACGGTCCAGAGACTGCTTGCGCCCGCGGAGCTGCTGCCGCACGCGCGGGTCCGCTTGCAGAATTACCTGCGGTATACGGGGAGACGTTTCATGGCTGCAGGGCAAACAGCGCAGGAATACGAATAAGGCAAAGTCAGGCACACACAGTGCAGCAAACGTTTATTTTGCCGGTAGACAGGGTTTCATGCCGATCACCATTATACAAAACTAGAAAAGCCAGGCGTAAGATACCGCTCCCACTAAAACGTCGCCATCGCAAATTGCGGATGTTTTCTAAACACGGCAGCTCTTTTTATCAATAAGGCTACCGAAAGATAActtaaaccattttttttttttgcccgcacATTCTATTTCGGCAGCCTCAATAATTTCTGTTGTATAAAAGCGCAGATTTGTAGTAATCTTACATTTGTTGAACGCTGTTGTAATGCTCTAACAAGCGGCTCGCATGCTGGTATTAATTAAAAGCCACAAACTAATTGCTGCAGAATTGACTCGTAGCAACATAAGTGTGTTCGCGTAAGATCGCAATATTGTCGAAGCGCCTTAAGTAATTGGCTGGTAATACTATAGTTGGTACTACAAACATGGTAGGCCACACGTACGAGCGTTGTTATCACAATTACGAGCTACTTCTGGCCAGCTGAAGTACTGCTTAGAATTATGGTTGAGTGTAAGATAGGCTTTTGCTTCTTAATTAAAAAATGATTTCGACTGCAATACTTGCATCTAATAGCACAAGTTTCAATGCAGAAATCAACTGGCATTATTACAATGAACCTAAAAAATCATAATCAGTAAAGGTATTACGACACCAGGCTTCTATACTTATAACAGGTGGTTTAAAGCAGTCtcgcttctattttttttctttaatttcattATACAAAAATTGGGAAGGTAGGGAATGGGAAGCCTCTTAAGGATCGGCTATGCAATACAAGTGAATTACaagtggaaggaaggaaggaaaataagaggcgaaaggcagagaggttaaccaggttaagtgtccggttggctactctgcacggggggatggggtaagggcagaaaagattagaaaacaagagaagattaaaaagaaaaaaaaaaacaaaaaagaaaaaaaaaaccatctgtccgcacaattctatagtttttcatgaagtcctgtttctttcaaaaagcgtactagcgcttttaaagcagttcgttccgacgtcggctgggaccagggaccaagaattctggcttccgtaaggggacggctgtctatcttgtcgagcgtggttctgaggactttcctttgtgcactaaaacgacgacaatcacacagaagatgtgctatcgtctctttgcacccgcaagtttcacaatctggacttgtggccattcccatcaggtaggagtacgcgttggtgaatgctactccaagtcttaggcgacaaatgagagttacctcccgtcgtggtaagccatgtggaaggcggaacttcagattaggatccagggaacagaggcgctggtttttaaagtccgtcgaattccagtgggctaacgtaagctcgcgagcaagcgcacggagctttcttgctgcgtctgttctggacatagggatagcgacgcaatcggtactggtatgtgaggatcgagcggctgcgtccgcttgctcgtttccaaagataccacagtgacttggcagccattgaaagaaaatgtcatgtcctttgtcaactgcttgatggtaaatttcgcgtgtgtccgcgacaagtcgttcgtggggtccacggcgtagtgcagagagcagactctggagggcggccttggaatcgcagaagatagaccatttctggggcggttcctgttcgataaatttcattgctgcacacagagctgtaagttcgacagccgtcgtcgatgtcaagtgcgatgtccggaattttattactgtagattttgctgggacaaatactgcagctgctgaactggagtgcatgaccgacccatctgtgtaaacatgtaagcggtcactgtggacctcatgtagtagcaataatgctgcctgcttcaatgctgctgacggcatttgtgccttcttattcacgcctggaatggtgaggcatattcgaggtgaatgcagagaccacagtggtaacgaaggccatgctgcagggacgtaattcgatggtagcgatgctccgtgtatagtcaggagacggctaaaactcgtatgcggcctagtcgttggcaggcaagcaagatggtgaaagggcgtccgtgcgacatgtcgaatgtgcactcttagagcgtcgactgcaaagtatgttgatacagggtggtcacgtgctatggcgattgtggccgctgtggatgcacacttagggaggccgaggcacgtccgtagaacttgggcttgcatactctggagtgttctaAGGTTCGTTTTACTAGTGCTTCCCAGtacgggcaggctgtatcttaggaagcccataaataatgcatggtacagctgtagcatcgattgcacagacgcaccccaagactttccgccgacaaatttgaatacatgtgctattgcagtcaacctctttttcatatatgaaatatgcggcgtccaagacaaatcacgatcgatgatgactccaaggaaacggtgttttgtttcgtaagcaattacttgtccatttatgcgtataacatatggagtcattgttttgcgcgtaaatgcgactaatcggcacttttcggaggataattctaggcctttcatacgcagataggccgacgtttgtgtgaccgccttctgcagtctcgctcgtatctgcggacgagttacgccggctgcccagatgcagatatcatctgcatagatggatatatgaaccgtccttggcaatgatccaacaaggcctagcagtgctacgttgaagagcgtggggcttaacactccgccttgtggcacgcctctgctggtgacatggtgggatgtcattccatcttctgtaagtacgaagaaggatctatcctccaaatagctgtgaatccagcgcagtgcacggccaccaatgcccacatcgatcaaagcatcgaggattgcttggtgcgctacattatcatatgcgcctttcacatcaagaaacatcgccaccgttaaacgtttcatgctcttttggtgttgaatagatgttaccaaatcaagcacgttatcgaccgatgaccgaccgcgccggaagccagccattgcattgggatatacctcattgtg
The DNA window shown above is from Dermacentor silvarum isolate Dsil-2018 chromosome 1, BIME_Dsil_1.4, whole genome shotgun sequence and carries:
- the LOC119432957 gene encoding uncharacterized protein LOC119432957; amino-acid sequence: MSSGRRIRPERSAGAQRRNVQKLTWRDSHWLQGFSDVGDQRGGPSASLSDMGVGAALRRVLLLCERQQHREAAALISHLAPAVFRALVAELPVEALLEQLPASLPPLEALYARAAFLEEPATALQALKPDALVLHMVRLFAQQHDADRDGATQWLGPPQMITSCKKLLKVILQADPRVRQQLRGRKQSLDRALEGLGQHGLVTAAGGSAEAAGEAPLLHLGEALRGQLESLLSRCKTGALRLSAGPEAARVSLSRGPAPSTASHQRQLSLRRVQVQERLIRNKTLLDALEPAEQAARGLESLLAVLRRRIQLDKDALCQFTQLRKEIAEELDEAAVLAPVLLRYSAGCQRVLELMRDVADDEDDSDLSAGYHSDSDQSGVPMQRAAGGQGCKALSSNFSSNASVIGADVQSTLSSSESGAAEELAAARQTIATLQQRQRELQDRLAIQAQRMVARGGRFENTAQGEQRPSALVRRYGSLYAQARVDTLDALDAIPQLRDADELKSKLLFSVVVLGFRSVQNSVNEMKAQVRRALQIPAQLSNDPRVLELDASVDDYLRANPDACDVSRNVEEVCAQIWATLYDYPCLKGCAGLTRYVRDCVRLAWALSVHGFALEFETRAFYRELHVRFHTSDHRSERIRTYLWPALLQAPRGPCVHKAVVIT